One genomic window of Solanum dulcamara chromosome 12, daSolDulc1.2, whole genome shotgun sequence includes the following:
- the LOC129876160 gene encoding uncharacterized protein LOC129876160 produces MAGEDKFKEFDFHLRSLSSSSRDSNFVTDPASDPSLLNSVKSLCDLCRSEKSEDLIARVYPHLNRIFQRCLSSISQTQTSNGLLLLAILQFFLDFGDVVLHDADPNLRTFFKSCLSREFADPIVAEATLDFLNANKKKFSSSFPTLLPQFFPLLLKLIAWNGEKLEKAFRRVFPGLISQGSFLPLFPSIVDLPILVVALEKVEKSSGSLVGSSIASMQKSTAPEMLLALMDEAYTGSTIGDGGADSESEDSSTMAVADPLFLELLKDENDGLAERHWASPAVAVVLQAAVSTSMSDRLKQALRMAPRLFDMYTAEAIREVNDSLICALVPLLMARYSNLFPEKLFLYEVQKRILELMLAAFNRSPSFIALLKKPIVDRLGEAYDSPTKTELALQLCWAIGEHGGGGEDHKDAARELFESLELLLYENLSSSRLGLRESALGSDSTKSRKSSQSRLLCFVVTAIAKLATYHRELVPRARVSLTKVARSRISDARVWKRARDYLGLMNEPAICLSILGTCESPSKGKQKLGTVNWSEGGTKMISHLPFYLLGAQEGPPHDFSFRDVLPGR; encoded by the exons ATGGCCGGAGAAGATAAATTCAAAGAGTTCGATTTTCATCTGAGATCGTTATCTTCCAGTTCTAGAGACTCCAATTTCGTCACAGACCCTGCCTCCGATCCTTCTCTTCTCAATTCC GTCAAAAGTCTTTGCGATTTATGTAGAAGTGAGAAATCAGAAGATTTGATTGCTAGGGTTTATCCTCATCTGAATAGGATATTTCAGCGATGTCTTTCTTCAATTTCGCAGACTCAGACCTCCAATGGCCTTCTTCTATTG GCTATACTTCAGTTTTTTCTCGACTTTGGAGATGTGGTCCTGCATGATGCTGATCCTAATTTACGGACCTTTTTTAAGTCATGCTTAAGCCG TGAGTTTGCAGATCCTATTGTTGCAGAAGCAACCCTTGACTTTCTGAAtgcaaacaagaaaaagttttCAAGTTCGTTTCCTACTTTGCTTCCCCAG TTTTTCCCATTATTGCTGAAGCTAATTGCATGGAATGGGGAGAA ATTGGAAAAAGCATTTCGTAGAGTATTTCCTGGTTTGATTTCCCAGGGCTCATTTCTTCCACTGTTTCCATCAATCGTAGACTTGCCTA TATTGGTTGTGGCACTGGAAAAGGTGGAGAAGAGTTCAGGATCATTGGTTGGCAGTAGCATAGCTTCAATGCAGAAGAGTACAGCTCCAGAG ATGTTGCTAGCACTCATGGATGAAGCATATACCGGATCAACCATAGGAGATGGAGGAGCGGACTCTGAATCTGAGGATAGCTCCACAATGGCAGTAGCTGATCCACTCTTTCTTGAGCTTCTCAAGGATGAGAATGATGGTCTAGCT GAACGCCATTGGGCTTCTCCTGCAGTAGCTGTGGTTCTACAAGCAGCAGTTAGCACGTCTATGTCTGATAGGCTGAAACAAGCACTGAGAATGGCACCTCGGCTGTTTGATATGTATACTGCTGAAGCGATCCGTGAAGTCAATGATT CTCTTATTTGTGCTCTGGTTCCCCTACTTATGGCAAGATATTCCAATCTATTTCCAGAAAAGTTATTCTTGTACGAG GTTCAAAAGAGGATCTTAGAGCTCATGCTTGCTGCCTTTAATCGATCTCCCAGTTTCATTGCACTTCTGAAG AAGCCTATAGTGGACAGACTTGGAGAAGCTTATGATAGTCCGACGAAG ACTGAACTGGCATTACAACTATGCTGGGCAATCGGGGAGCATGGAGGTGGTGGTGAAGACCACAAAGATGCTGCTCGTGAACTCTTTGAGAGCTTGGAATTACTTCTCTATGAAAATCTTTCATCAAG CCGTCTGGGTTTGCGTGAATCAGCTCTTGGGTCTGATTCTACAAAATCCAGAAAATCATCGCAATCAAGGCTATTATGTTTCGTTGTGACTGCCATTGCAAAGCTTGCCACATATCACCGTGAACTGGTGCCCAGGGCCCGTGTATCCTTGACAAAG GTTGCACGTTCGCGAATCTCAGATGCAAGGGTGTGGAAACGAGCACGTGATTATTTGGGTCTGATGAATGAACCTGCTATATGTTTGTCTATCTTGGGCACATGTGAATCTCCAAGTAAAGGGAAGCAGAAACTTGGCACAGTGAATTGGAGTGAAGGGGGAACTAAAATGATTTCTCACCTTCCGTTTTACCTTTTAGGTGCACAAGAAG GTCCGCCCCATGATTTCTCATTTAGGGATGTTCTTCCTGGAAGATAG
- the LOC129877149 gene encoding uncharacterized protein LOC129877149, with protein sequence MPPRKATAAQKGKSVVGETSRTPRITRARAQSMPEVVLQSASSTTPPYEEREAATDTMDRGVASPPAPEAPVPEPPALQPGAEDRAMRDAVQLLTRIATGQARRHGLGVDYADRHDSLRARDFLTCNPPEFYGSRPGDDPQEFIRQVQRTLRIIKASETESVELASYRLRDVAVNWYESWELSRGEGAPPAVWGEFVEAFLGHFLPPEMRRARVDRFLQLRQNGRSIRDYSLEFDSLARHAPAIVADMADRVHRYVMGLDRYLIDSCMAMASQPGMDIARVQAYAQGVEDRHRGRQPDRDHDRGQRKRARSASYSGEFQGGQPQQYSRYPSQPARSAPPQFKGSRFDSTGYSGSGQSSRVSSSQINRGSRQSRPPLPRCPRCGRSHFGECRFSTGACFTCGRQGHIMRECPFRGNLSGAAQPTGSVVGSSSSVAMRPVGQGIQITAGRGRGRGGSFSSSGPSNRIYALASRQDQEASPNVVTGTDTYFGEPPP encoded by the exons ATGCCTCCAAGAAAAGCGACAGCTGCCCAAAAGGGAAAGTCAGTAGTAGGAGAGACTAGTCGGACCCCGAGGATTActagggcccgtgcccagtctatgcctgaGGTTGTGctccagtcggcgagctctactacacCGCCATATGAGGAGAGAGAAGCAGCAACTGACACTATGGATCGGGGGGTTGCTTCACCGCCAGCTCCAGAGGCTCCAGTACCTGAGCCTCCAGCTCTTCAGCCAGGGGCAGAGGAcagggctatgagagatgcagttcagTTGCTGACCAGAATAGCGACAGGGCAGGCTCGCAGGCATGGGTTAGGGGTTGACTATGCtgatagacatgatagtttaagggctCGTGATTTCTTGACTTGTAATCCTCCAGAGTTCTATGGGTCAAGGCCCGGGGATGACCCGCAGGAGTTTATCCGACAGGTGCAGCGTACGTTGAGAATAATTAAGGCTTCTGAGACAGAGTCTGTTGAGTTAGCTTcctatcggctgcgtgatgtagctgttaattggtatgagtcatgGGAGTTAtctaggggcgagggtgctcctccagcggtGTGGGGTGAATTTGTGGAGGCCttccttggccactttctacctccagaGATGAGACGAGCCAGAGTAGACAGGTTTTTACAATTGAGGCAGAATGGCAGGAGCATcagagattatagccttgagtttgactcgttgGCGAGACATGCACCAGCTATTGTAGCTGACATGGCTGATAGAGTGCATCGGTATGTGATGGGGCTGGATCGTTATTTGATTGATAGCTGTATGgcaatggcttctcagccaggtatGGACATTGCTCGGGTACAGGCATATGCACAAGGGGTAGAAGATCGGCACAGAGGGCGTCAGCCCGATAGAGATCATGATAGAGGCCAGCGTAAAAGAGCTAGATCGGCTAGTTATTCTGGGGAATTTCAAGGCGGGCAGCCTCAGCAGTACAGTAGATATCCTTCTCAGCCAGCCCGGAGTGCACCCCCACAATTCAAAGGTAGTAGATTCGATAGCACAGGGTATTCAGGATCCGGTCAAAGCTCcagggtttcaagttcacagATAAACAGGGGTTCGCGTCAATCGAGACCACCTTTGCCTCGGTGTCCTCGTTGTGGTAGGTCACATTTTGGAGAATGTCGTTTTTCTACAGGTGCATGCTTTACttgcggccgtcaaggccatattatgagggagtgtccatttaggggtaatttaagtggtgcagctcagcctactgggtcagttgtTGGCTCATCTTCTTCTGTAGCTATGCGCCCTGTGGGGCAGGGTATTCAGATAacagcaggccgtggtagaggccgtggtggaTCTTTcagttctagcggtccttcgaaccgcatatatgccttggctagtagacaggaccaggaggcgtcgccaaatgtagttacag gtacagatacttattttggagagccgccaccttag